In Bacteroidales bacterium, the following proteins share a genomic window:
- a CDS encoding RNA-binding protein, whose translation MNIFVAKLSSSTTSDDLKTLFEEYGEVTSAAVINDRMTGHSKKFGFVEMKNDDEANKAIKELDSCEYDHAEIVVKQARPRSESPRREERYSNYR comes from the coding sequence ATGAACATTTTTGTTGCAAAGTTAAGTTCATCCACAACCAGTGATGACTTAAAGACTTTATTTGAAGAGTATGGCGAAGTTACTTCGGCTGCCGTGATCAATGACCGTATGACCGGTCATTCCAAGAAATTCGGATTCGTAGAGATGAAGAATGATGACGAAGCGAACAAAGCCATTAAAGAACTGGACAGCTGCGAATATGACCACGCTGAAATCGTTGTCAAACAAGCCAGGCCCAGAAGTGAATCACCAAGAAGAGAAGAACGTTATTCTAATTATCGTTAA